A single Aspergillus puulaauensis MK2 DNA, chromosome 7, nearly complete sequence DNA region contains:
- a CDS encoding uncharacterized protein (COG:S;~EggNog:ENOG410PPU0;~TransMembrane:4 (i21-42o48-68i89-106o126-148i)), translating into MMASLKESLAGPGYVILNALRVINIIVFLDMIAAHAVMLVKIDLLTSFFFFEAVGHAIAIGVCIFLIVSELPFFRGYFDRHWPSLGEDSGFVTLAFAMLILGIGALGDLNTKATSQEELGLTFWRIIISAGILALVVSALNVVANFAFADRDIGVSARHVRVYGAVAPHKVASRTCSQRSFRLSTKREDTLPSYSTSSPPLRRSSTAASMPRIPIKISPPLNPMRMPSANEYAPSSKYSRDSSGVTMPDLAHHPAMQYPNQL; encoded by the exons ATGATGGCCTCGTTGAAAGAGTCACTGGCTGGTCCAGGATACGTGATCCTCAATGCACTTCGGGTCATAAacatcatcgtcttccttgATATGATTGCAGCCCATGCGGTCATGCTGGTCAAGATTGACCTTCTGACcagtttcttctttttcgaaGCTGTTGGACATGCCATTGCAATTGGCGTCTGCA TTTTCCTCATAGTATCAGAACTCCCATTCTTCCGCGGATACTTTGACCGTCACTGGCCATCCCTCGGCGAAGACTCTGGATTTGTCACACTAGCGTTCGCAATGCTGATACTTGGAATTGGAGCATTGGGCGACCTCAATACAAAGGCTACAAGCCAAGAAGAGCTTGGGCTCACATTTTGGAGAATCATCATATCAGCGGGAATCTTGGCTCTCGTTGTCAGCGCCCTTAATGTTGTTGCG AACTTTGCTTTTGCAGACCGTGATATTGGTGTTAGTGCACGCCACGTCCGTGTCTACGGAGCCGTTGCTCCGCATAAGGTTGCCTCACGAACATGCAGTCAACGATCATTCCGCCTCAGCACCAAGCGTGAAGACACGTTACCTTCGTACAGTACATCAAGCCCTCCACTCCGCCGCTCCTCAACGGCAGCGAGCATGCCGCGCATTCCCATCAAAATTTCCCCACCACTCAACCCGATGCGGATGCCCAGTGCAAATGAATATGCACCGTCGTCAAAGTACTCCCGGGATTCATCGGGAGTCACTATGCCAGATCTCGCTCACCATCCGGCTATGCAATACCCCAACCAATTATAG
- a CDS encoding 4F5 domain protein (COG:S;~EggNog:ENOG410Q265;~InterPro:IPR007513;~PFAM:PF04419), protein MTRGNQRDRDREKQRKKAGAEKSANSLSGTEFARKKEDDAAKMRAKQAKADAKKATEGLGGKKK, encoded by the exons ATGACTCGTGGAAACCAAAGAGACCGAGACCGCGAGAAGCAGCGCAAGAAAGCCGGCGCAGAG AAATCTGCAAACTCGCTCTCCGGAACCGAATTCGCACgtaagaaagaagacgatgccGCAAAGATGCGTGCGAAGCAAGCAAAGG CCGACGCGAAGAAAGCCACTGAAGGCCttggagggaagaagaaatga
- a CDS encoding uncharacterized protein (COG:Z;~EggNog:ENOG410PVCJ;~InterPro:IPR011990,IPR041617,IPR027417;~PFAM:PF13374,PF13424,PF07720,PF17874;~go_function: GO:0005515 - protein binding [Evidence IEA]), producing MAMLGMIPFKRNPGFVDREPILSQLKDTIVPIGTGPRVALFGLGGVGKSQIAIEFAHQIWTKSRPSVFWISASSIDRFREGYNAIFDEHVSSDPDTKCDKLICVKEWLEKEHNDWILIIDNADETCLFEPSKKGKQAEANQSILEFLPESKHGAILVTTRNRAAGVKFTKGVANAVIEVKPMSSEESKNLIKNNVTDHVLEECEMDGLADLLGHLPLAMVQAAAFMQENSMSISEYIELYNDSEETSMDLLCEPFETLGRDTGVQNAVATTLIVSIDQIKERDPKAIEILSLIAFLDRNDVPKRLIQHRIKRPLELTKALGILKAFSLIVATDGKGNFSFHRLVQLVLRKWLVLDEKYEEKSIQAMELLDGAYPDATFENWGTCATYLPHAQSVLSIIPEVKGEVRRKRIHLQEGIAYYLWSQGYYQESEKLDVLIVEEKKREFGPEHPETLESITSLAASYYDQARWAEAEELDSFVLEVRRKTLGSRDCLTLNTMANLATTYMSQDRPEEAEKLRVEVYETSKSEFGEDDEDTITAMASLGSLYHDQGKVVEAAGLIQRALAWRNKVHGHDHKDSLVCASTLAKIYQAQGKLQEAEDLAVQTLTVSKAVLGPQHPETWARKTMTANIYLERVKLDMAESLYLEILEEKEGGNASPHSIFESKLRLADVYRAKDDAKRVEELESEALNGSIEALGPDHPFTLNCLYFLAVTYKQHGNDTEAIRLMTYTTHKEEKLLGPYHDSTLKSFHMLREWCGDDAAIQRLLDIESEGNESISIEDWTMVGGPENMQALAVS from the exons ATGGCTATGTTAGGTATGATCCCATTTAAGCGGAACCCAGGGTTCGTTGATCGTGAGCCGATCCTGAGCCAGCTTAAGGATACGATTGTGCCCATTGGCACAGGCCCTCGGGTTGCACTCTTCGGCCTAGGAGGTGTAGG GAAATCTCAAATTGCTATAGAATTTGCTCACCAAATCTGGACAAAATCCAGACCATCGGTGTTCTGGATCAGCGCGAGTAGCATTGATCGCTTTCGCGAAGGTTATAATGCGATCTTTGATGAGCATGTTTCGTCGGACCCAGACACTAAATGTGATAAGCTTATATGTGTCAAAGAATGGCTTGAGAAGGAGCACAATGATTGGATATTGATCATTGATAATGCTGACGAAACATGCCTTTTCGAACCAAGCAAGAAGGGAAAGCAAGCTGAAGCGAATCAATCAATCCTAGAGTTCCTCCCCGAAAGCAAACATGGAGCTATTCTCGTCACAACACGGAACAGAGCAGCTGGCGTTAAGTTCACCAAGGGTGTAGCGAACGCCGTTATAGAAGTCAAGCCTATGTCCAGCGAGGAGTCAAAGAACCTTATCAAGAACAATGTGACAGACCACGTTCTTGAAGAGTGTGAAATGGATGGACTCGCTGACTTGCTAGGTCACCTACCACTGGCCATGGTCCAAGCTGCTGCCTTCATGCAAGAAAACTCAATGAGCATCAGCGAATATATAGAACTATACAACGACAGTGAGGAGACAAGCATGGATCTCCTTTGCGAGCCATTCGAGACCCTAGGACGGGACACCGGAGTTCAAAACGCGGTTGCAACAACATTGATAGTCTCGATCGATCAAATCAAGGAAAGGGACCCCAAAGCCATCGAAATACTTAGCCTCATCGCGTTCCTTGACCGAAATGACGTTCCCAAACGTCTCATCCAGCACAGGATAAAGCGTCCTTTGGAGTTGACCAAAGCCCTCGGAATACTGAAAGCCTTCTCCCTAATTGTGGCAACAGACGGAAAAGGAAACTTCTCTTTCCATCGACTGGTGCAATTAGTATTGCGGAAATGGTTGGTACTTGATGAGAAGTATGAAGAGAAATCAATACAGGCCATGGAACTGCTCGACGGGGCGTACCCCGATGCCACGTTTGAGAACTGGGGTACTTGTGCAACCTATCTTCCACATGCCCAGTCAGTTCTATCAATTATCCCAGAAGTCAAAGGTGAAGTCCGAAGAAAGCGAATCCACCTTCAGGAAGGGATAGCCTATTACCTCTGGTCGCAAGGATACTACCAAGAATCCGAAAAACTAGATGTACTGATTGTTGAGGAGAAAAAGCGGGAGTTCGGCCCTGAGCATCCCGAAACGTTAGAAAGCATTACTAGTCTAGCTGCATCTTATTACGATCAAGCAAGATGggctgaagctgaggagTTGGATTCGTTCGTTCTTGAAGTTAGACGGAAAACCCTGGGCTCGCGCGATTGTCTCACGCTCAACACTATGGCAAACCTGGCAACGACATACATGTCTCAGGACAGGCCAGAAGAGGCTGAAAAGCTTAGGGTGGAGGTATATGAAACCTCAAAGTCAGAGTTcggagaagacgacgaggacacAATCACTGCGATGGCAAGCTTGGGGAGTTTGTATCACGACCAAGGAAAAGTCGTGGAGGCGGCTGGTTTGATACAGCGTGCCCTAGCGTGGAGAAATAAGGTTCACGGCCATGACCATAAGGACTCCTTAGTCTGCGCGAGCACTCTTGCAAAGATATACCAAGCCCAGGGTAAACTAcaagaagccgaagatctCGCTGTCCAGACCCTGACTGTGTCGAAAGCTGTGCTGGGCCCGCAACACCCAGAAACTTGGGCTCGGAAGACAATGACCGCTAACATTTACTTGGAACGAGTGAAATTGGACATGGCCGAATCGCTATACTTGGAAATACTGGAGGAAAAAGAGGGCGGAAATGCCTCCCCTCACAGTATCTTCGAGTCAAAATTGCGCCTTGCCGATGTCTATCGAGCCAAAGATGACGCAAAACGAGtagaagagctggaaagcGAAGCATTGAATGGAAGCATTGAAGCGCTAGGGCCTGACCATCCATTCACCCTGAATTGCCTCTATTTCCTAGCCGTCACTTACAAGCAACACGGAAACGACACCGAAGCGATCAGGCTGATGACCTATACAACTcacaaggaggaaaagctCTTAGGTCCCTATCATGATAGCACATTAAAGTCCTTCCATATGCTAAGAGAGTGGTGTGGTGATGATGCAGCTATACAGAGGCTTTTGGATATCGAATCGGAGGGAAACGAGTCAATTTCTATTGAAGATTGGACCATGGTTGGTGGTCCAGAAAACATGCAAGCTCTGGCTGTATcttga
- a CDS encoding uncharacterized protein (COG:G;~EggNog:ENOG410PHVM;~InterPro:IPR020846,IPR005828,IPR036259;~TransMembrane:3 (i41-59o87-107i119-140o);~go_component: GO:0016021 - integral component of membrane [Evidence IEA];~go_function: GO:0022857 - transmembrane transporter activity [Evidence IEA];~go_process: GO:0055085 - transmembrane transport [Evidence IEA]) — translation MGFAFCSVTSHIPELSNIQLSLHICIMAWTKKPYMGLTGGWLTFWVSLACATDMTLFGYDQGVFSGVVVTPDFLEIHDLVGPTKTKILSTVTAIYDVGCFFGAMLAFTAGERLGRKKTILLGSLIMAIGTVLKASSYSLAQMFVGRVVLPCLIIWRPDPPGARFLYTTTLLKMKLLNPIHSIFLKDLLVWQI, via the exons ATGGGCTTTGCCTTCTGTAGCGTGACGTCTCATATACCTGAGCTGTCAAATATACAACTATCTCTTCATATCTGCATCATGGcgtggacgaagaagccCTACATGGGGCTTACTGGAGGATGGCTTACATTCTGGGTGTCA TTGGCTTGCGCGACTGATATGACTCTGTTTGGATACGACCAAGGTGTCTTTA GCGGTGTGGTCGTTACACCGGACTTCCTCGAGATCCATGACCTCGTTGGACCTACGAAGACGAAAATCCTATCTACGGTTACCGCTATCTACGATGTCGGCTGTTTCTTCGGTGCTATGCTTGCTTTTACGGCGGGTGAAAGGCTGGGACGAAAGAAGACCATTCTCCTTGGAAGTCTGATCATGGCTATTGGAACAGTTCTCAAGGCGTCATCCTATAGTCTGGCCCAGATGTTTGTGGGTCGAGTGGTGttaccgtgcttaatcatctggcgcccggacccacctggcgcccgatttctatacacaacaacactactaaaaatgaagcttttgaacccaatacattctatatttcttaaagatcttttagtgtggcaaatttga
- a CDS encoding uncharacterized protein (COG:G;~EggNog:ENOG410PHVM;~InterPro:IPR005829,IPR005828,IPR020846,IPR036259;~PFAM:PF00083;~TransMembrane:5 (i71-90o201-221i228-250o256-283i326-345o);~go_component: GO:0016021 - integral component of membrane [Evidence IEA];~go_function: GO:0022857 - transmembrane transporter activity [Evidence IEA];~go_process: GO:0055085 - transmembrane transport [Evidence IEA]), which produces MSVYKRNRAPGGIGNGLSTATAPVWQTETAQAKWRGKLVILELGLNVGGYCIVNWINYGLSFRGGAIAWRLPLALQLFFIIVLFATIPWLPESPRWLLSHGYDDEAIEVLACIEAMDLDDPYIRTQYDEIKYSIAYESDNAVRWRDLIRRNKTDSTKTLRRLVLGASTQAIQQFQGINIMSYYLPTVLINSVGLSNTMARLLTACNATSYFIFSCVAVTMIERFGRRGLMLLSGSGQFFSFLIITILLHLATTDRIYGTASVAFFFLYHVAFGLGMLGVPWLYPTEINSLPMRTKGAAVATATNWITNFAIVEITPIGIQEIGWKFWIVWTVLNAVFLPIIYFFYPETANRTLEDIDAYYRSNPPLIVVGDPDVTSARRPLKYIQREDEEVQKRAKGAHLTGPKSDGACVEHVN; this is translated from the exons atgtcggtgtataagagaaatcgggcgccaggtgg TATCGGCAATGGTCTGAGCACTGCAACGGCACCAGTCTGGCAAACAGAAACTGCACAAGCGAAATGGAGAGGAAAACTCGTTATCCTCGAGCTAGGGCTCAACGTTGGTGGTTACTGCATTGTTAACTGGATCAACTACGGTCTATCTTTCCGAGGAGGAGCTATTGCGTGGCGTTTGCCTCTCGCCTTGCAGCTTTTCTTTATAATCGTTCTGTTTGCAACCATTCCGTGgcttccagaatccccaCG ATGGCTCCTATCCCACGGCTACGACGATGAGGCCATTGAGGTGCTTGCATGCATCGAGGCCATGGACCTCGACGACCCGTACATCAGAACCCAATACGATGAAATTAAATATAGCATTGCATACGAAAGCGACAACGCTGTACGCTGGCGGGATCTTATACGCCGAAACAAGACCGATAGTACAAAGACACTTCGCCGGCTAGTGCTAGGAGCCAGTACACAAGCTATCCAGCAATTCCAAG GAATAAACATCATGTCCTATTATTTGCCAACCGTTTTGATAAACTCCGTCGGTCTCTCAAACACCATGGCTCGACTCCTAACAGCCTGCAACGCAACATCAtacttcatcttctcctgCGTCGCCGTAACCATGATCGAACGCTTCGGCCGCCGAGGCCTAATGCTCCTCTCCGGATCAGGCCaattcttctccttcctcatcataACAATCCTGCTCCACCTCGCAACAACCGATAGAATATACGGCACCGCCTCAgtagccttcttcttcctctaccACGTCGCATTCGGATTGGGAATGCTCGGAGTCCCATGGCTATACCCAACCGAGATCAACTCATTGCCCATGAGAACAAAAGGAGCAGCTGTTGCAACGGCGACAAATTG GATAACAAACTTCGCCATCGTCGAAATCACTCCGATCGGAATCCAGGAAATCGGCTGGAAATTCTGGATCGTCTGGACTGTCCTGAACGCAGTATTCTTGCCGATTATATACTTCTTCTATCCTGAAACTG CAAACCGCACACTAGAAGACATAGACGCGTATTACCGTTCCAATCCACCGTTGATCGTTGTCGGAGATCCAGACGTCACCTCCGCCAGACGCCCGCTAAAATACATCCAgcgcgaggatgaagaggtcCAGAAAAGGGCAAAGGGAGCGCATCTTACTGGACCCAAGTCTGATGGGGCCTGTGTGGAGCATGTAAATTAA